In the Dendrosporobacter quercicolus genome, TCAATCCCTTCCAGGCTGAATTCACGCTGACCGGCAGTTGTTTGAGCGGCAGAACCCGCTGGGCTATCAGTCTCACCGGCAGCTGCGGCCGTTACCGCCGTATCCTCGGCATAGGTTATTACCGGCGTGTGCCAGAACAGGCTGCTGCCGATCAGGACGTAAAGCAGACGCTTTCTGGCAGGGGACAATTTTTTCTTCATGCTGTGTCAACTCCTTCTACTGGTGGAAATACATTGTCTACCTAGCTGCTTCCAGCCACAGGACCGTTAGGTCATTGAGCTATAACCCCCTCCGCAAAAAAAAATGGCAATACTTTTAAATAATGGCTTTTTTCTGATATAATAATGATTATCAATATCAGAAAACTAATGGTTACAGCATAGCAAGCAATAAAAATTAAGTAAATGGATATCTGTCTGAAACACCTGGATTTTTCCCGGGTTTTTGACAGTTCAATGGGAATTGGGGAGACTTCCCCAACAAACAGTTTGCAAAAAATTACGGCAGGGATTTTTTCGCAAACGCACGGCGCGTGTACCACCGTACCCTGCTTGCCAAGATTATCGGGAATTATGAGGAGCCTATATTCCGCTAAATCATTTTTTATCAATACGCAAGCGGAAATGCGCCGTCCCATGCGCTCGCGGATAGACGGGCGTTTCCCCGTTGGAATTTCGGGATCACCTGAAGCGTGGCGTAATCTGTTCGCAGGGGGAAACTATGAAAATTAACGCAAATGAACTCATGGACTATTATTCTAAAGCAACAATATCATTTTTTGATACAGTTTCTGAAGCCGTTCCGAGTGGGCTTAAGGGCGAAGGGTGGAGTACATACCCTAGGGCAGGTGGCATTATCATTCCTATTGAGGGAAGCGCCTGCTTTACGTTCAACCGTACGCCTTATGTGATGACGCCCGGCATGGTAATTCATGCCGGGCCGGATATGCGCTTGGACAAAGAGGTGATTGGAAACAAAACTTGGCGTTACGCATTGGTTCACTATAAGATCCCGGAGCATGAATACGCTTCCTTTCCATATTATCACAGGCATTTCAATATTCCTGTGGGGACGAATCCCCGCTTGATGGACATGCTGCTGAAGTTGCTGGTGAGCGATACCACACAGGGCGGGCAGGCGGTTCTGCGGTGCCGTTCCCTGTTTTATCACCTGATTGAAGAAATCGTTGTGTCGGCAAAAAGGCAGCAACGGGACAATGTCGGCGAACTAATTGATGACGCCACTGCTTTTATTCATGAGAATTATTCACGGCAGTTTACTATTGCCCAGCTTGCCGCGCAATATGGCATGGATGGAAAACGGTTTGCAGAGCTGTTCCAAAGACATATCGGTATGACACCTGTCCGTTATTTGACCGATCTTCGTATCGAGCGTTCCAAGGAGCTTCTAAGAATATCCAACTGCCCTGTTATGCAGGTGGCGGAGTGTGTAGGCTATATAGATTCCTATTATTTCAGCCGAATATTCAAGAAAGTCACAGGAATTTCACCTACGGATTTTCGGGTAGAAGCGCAAGCGGGAAAAGTATAGCTCCAACCGAAAAAAGTCCATTTACTTGCCCAGCATGTTTTGTTATACTTACCGATGTTGAGTTAGATAAGACTAACTAATATCTATATAAGAGGAATGAAAAATGAAAAAACTGCTGGCACTTTTAGTCTCAATCGCATTATTGACAGGTCTTCTGACGGGCTGTGCCGGGGCACCTGCGAAGGATAGCACAAACGGCGGTGCTGGGGAAACGGCGTGGCCCAGAACAGTGGAGGATGATTACGGGCATAATATTACGCTTGCAGAAAAGCCGGAACGAGTAGTGGTGCTGTATTACGGCCACATTGAAACACTTATTGTTCTCGGTCACCCTCCGGTTGGGGCGGCGCTGGCCCACACGGCAATGCACGGATTTGAAACACTCGAACAGTATGCAGATAAAATTGAAATCATTGACGTAGGCGATCCGTCAAAACCTAATTTGGAGCAAATACTGGAAGTTGCTCCCGATTTGATTATTGGTACGGCGACACATACCGAGGTTTATGATGATCTTAGTAAAATAGCGCCTACCGTTTTGTTTAACAGCGAAGACTGGGAAGCCAATCTGTACGATTATGCAGAATGCCTGGGTGCTGAGAAAGAGGCAGAGCAATATATCGCCGACGTGGATGCCTTAATGGCTGATGCCAGACAAAAACTGTCCGAATATAAAGACAAAACCTTCTTTATTGCTTTTGACCTTGGCAAAAACACATTTGGCGCTATTGGCACAAATGTCACCAGGCAGCAGGTTTTCTTTGACAATGAAACCGGACTTGGTCTGACGGCGCCGGCTGGAAGCCCGGAGGAATTCGGGCTGATATCTCTGGAGTCATTAGCGGAGTTCAACCCTGATTACATATTTATTATTGGCAAGCTTGGTTCGGAGCAAACAGGCTATAAAGCAACTTTTTTGGAAGCGGGCACCGAAGATTCGAATATCTGGAAATCGTTAAAAGCCGTGCAAGCAGGAAAGATATATTTCCTTGACCCCGCTTGCCTAACGGGCTCGCCGCTGGGTATAAAACTGGCGATTGAAACAATTGCGGACAAAGTGTTACATAGATAGGCAGAATTGAGCAAAAGAACACTGTATGTATCTCTGCCCTTAAGCCGGGCGCGGTCTGCGCCTGGTTTCTTATTGCCCCAATTACTCTATCACCGATGAAAGGGAGGCAAAATGGTTAAAAACTTGAAACGCTTTTTAAAATACTACCGCCCCTACAAAAGGTTGTTTTTTCTGGATTTGTTCTGTGCGGTGGCGGCGGCTCTGCTGGAGCTGCTTTTCCCCTTGACAGTGAGTCACATCGTGGACACCCTGCTGCCTACCGGGAACTGGGACTTAATTTTATCTTCCTGCGCCGCGCTTGTGGGTGTCTACCTGGTCAATACCGCCCTCAAATATGTGGTGGGTTATTGGGGGGAGCGGCTGGGCCTGTATATTGAAACTGACCTGCGCACGGAGCTTTACACCCACATGCAAAAGCTTTCCTTTCGTTTTTTTGATAACCATAAGACAGGCCAGCTTGCCTCCCGAATTTCCAATGATTTGCTGGATGTGGGAAACATGGCCCACTACGGGCCGGAGCATTTCCTGATTGCGGTATTTACCCTGATCGGCGCCCTGTTCCTGATGTTTTGCGCCAATTGGCAGCTTGCGCTTTTACTGGGTGTTTTTGTCCTGATACTGCTGGCCATTAACATCTACTTTATGCAAAGGCTGGTGGCCGCCAGAGGGCGTATGTTCGGAGCCATTGGGGGATTTATATCCCGGCTGGAGGACGGCATCGGCGGTATCAGGGTGGTGCAGGCGTTTGCCAACGAAAATTATCAGAAGAAGCTGTTCATGAAGGACAACCAAAAATTCTGTGAGGCGAAAATCGAGGGTTTCAAGAATACTGCCAAAAATGAGGCCGTTACCTATATTTTCATCAACCTGCTGCCGCTTCTGGCCCTGCTGGGAGCAAGCTGGTTTACCTTAAACGGAGGCATGAGCAGCGGCGAGCTGTTCAGCTTTATCCTGCTGGCAACTGTGATGGTGACGCCCGTTCAGATGCTGACCGCCTTTTCCGTACACTTTCCCAACGGCATGGCGGGTTTTAAGAATTTCCTTGAAATCATGGACACCGAGCCGGAAATCAAGGATGCGGCCAATGCTGTAGAGGCGACCTCTCTGGGGGGCGATATCAGATATGAAAACATTACCTTCGGCTATAACCAGGGACAGGCCGTGCTGAAGAATATTAATTTGTCCATCTGCACCGGTGAAACGGTTGCCTTTGTGGGAACCTCCGGTTCGGGTAAAACCACGCTATGCAGCCTGCTGCCCCGCTTCTACGAACCGGAGGCCGGGTACATTACCATCGACGGCCTGGATATCCGGGATATGACGCTGTATTCCCTGCGACGGCAGATCGGTGTGGTGCAGCAGGACGTTTTCCTGTTTGTCGGTACGATCCGGGAAAACATCCAGTTCGGCAAGCTGGACGCCACGGAGCAGGAGATATGGGAGGCAGCCCGGCGAGCCCAGCTTGACGCGTTCATCCGGGAGCAACCGGACGGGCTTGACACCATCATCGGGGAGCGTGGAGTGAAGCTCTCCGGCGGGCAGAAGCAACGGCTTTCCATTGCCCGGATGTTCTTGAAGAACCCGCCCATTCTCATTTTGGACGAGGCAACTTCCTCGCTGGATACCCAGACCGAGGCGGCAGTCCAGCAATCTCTGGCTGAGCTGTCCAAGGGACGTACAACACTGGTTATCGCCCACCGGCTGGCGACGGTGCGCAACGCCGACCGCATCGTAGTATTGGCGGAAAGCGGCATCATGGAACAAGGCAGTCACGAACAACTATTGCAACAAGGCGGGATATACAGCCGCCTGCATCGGGCGCAGGCCGGAGCGTAGCAGCAAGGAGGCAAACAAAAAACATGAATCAACCAAAAGAAACGGTACAGGCGGTTCAAGATATAAAACATATAACACAAAAGAAAAAAGGCCGCGCATGGGCGGCGGGGCTTATTATCATATGCGGCGGCGGACTGTTGATCCTGCTCTTGGCCTTTTCGATTGCCAAGGGCGCGGCGGGAATTCCGCTTTCCTCAGTGTGGGACGCCCTTTTCCGCTTTGATGCGGCGAACACCCAGCAGCTGATCGTGGTTGACCTGCGCCTGCCCCGGGTCATTGCCAGTGCCCTTGTGGGCGCAGCCTTTGCCGTGGCCGGGGCCATTTTGCAGGGAACGACCCGAAATCCTCTGGCCGATTCCGGGCTGTTAGGGCTAAATGCCGGGGCGGGCTTCGCCCTGTCCATCTGCTTTGCGTTTTTTCCCGGCATGGGGTATATGCAGATCATCCTATTCTCCTTTTTAGGGGCTGCATTGGGGGCGGGGCTGGTCAATGGCATCGCATCCCTGCGGCGCGGCGGCGCAACACCGATGCGCCTGGTTCTGGCGGGCGCTGCGGTCAGCGCGCTGCTGGCGGCGCTCAGTCAGGGCATCGCACTGTATTTCGCTGTAGCTCAGGACCTCATGTTTTGGACCGCAGGCGGCGTGGCCGGTTCCAATTGGGAGCAAATCAAAATCATGACGCCGTGGATACTCGCCGCTTTGCTGGGGGCGATTGCTCTCTCTCGTTCCATTTCTCTGTTAAGTCTGGGCGAGGACGTGGCCAAAGGCTTGGGACTCAATACGGCCATAGTCAACGCCCTTTGCTCCCTCATTGTTCTGATACTGGCGGGGGCTTCGGTATCCGTGGTGGGCGCGGTGGGCTTTGTAGGCCTGATTATTCCCCATCTGGCAAGATACCTTGTGGGAGTGGATTACCGCTGGATCATACCATCCTCGGCGGTACTGGGGGCACTTTTGATGGTTGCGGCGGATTTGGGTGCGAGAATGCTCAACCCGCCCTTTGAAACGCCCATCGGTGTATTGACTGCGCTGGTTGGCGTGCCCTTCTTTTTATATCTATCCCGCAAGCAAAAGAGGGCGTTGTAATGGATATACGGCAGAAAAACGAAGCGTATAAAAGAAAAATTGCCATCCGAAATACGGCCATCGTCGTCGGCTGTGCGGCTTTGCTTGTGATTTCCCTTATTATCAGCATGAATACGGGATATACGAAGCTCACTCCGCTGGATACCCTGCGCACCCTGTTCGGTGGCGGCACGGCTAAAGAAAACCTGATTTTGTTCGATTTCCGGCTGCCCCGCATTGTTGTTTCCATCCTCGTTGGCGCAGGGTTGGCGCTCTCCGGCTGTATCATCCAGGGTGTTGCCAAGAATGCGCTGGCCGACCCCGGCTTGCTCGGTATCAACGCGGGCGCTGGGCTTACGGTCATCCTGTATGTGATGTTTTTCGGCGCTCAGTCCTTTCTCTCGGTCTTTACCTTACCTTTTCTGGCATTGGCAGGTGCGGGCGTGACGGCCATTTTGATTTATGCGCTGACTTTCAAGAAGGGTGAGGGCATCGTTCCCCTGCGCCTGATATTGACAGGCGTGGCGCTACAGGCCGGTATTTCTGCCCTGACTACCTTGCTGGTCGTGAAGCTGGACGAAACGCAATTTACCTTCGTGGCGACATGGCAGGCAGGCAGCATTTGGGGCTCAAACTGGAAATTCGTGTTGGCGTTACTTCCGTGGCTGCTGCTCCTGATTCCCTATGTGATGTACAAGGCCCGTGTTTTGGACGTGCTGAACATGGGCGATGACGTGGCGTACAGCTTAGGTGCGTCGGTGGAACGTGAACGGCGCGGGCTGCTGGCGGCGTCTGTTGCCCTTGCCGCCTCCTGCGTGGCGGTGAGCGGCAGCATCAGCTTTGTGGGGCTGATCGCACCCCATCTGGCGCGGCGGCTGGTAGGGCCGCAGCACGCCATTTTGCTGCCCGCCTGCGC is a window encoding:
- a CDS encoding AraC family transcriptional regulator, with translation MEFRDHLKRGVICSQGETMKINANELMDYYSKATISFFDTVSEAVPSGLKGEGWSTYPRAGGIIIPIEGSACFTFNRTPYVMTPGMVIHAGPDMRLDKEVIGNKTWRYALVHYKIPEHEYASFPYYHRHFNIPVGTNPRLMDMLLKLLVSDTTQGGQAVLRCRSLFYHLIEEIVVSAKRQQRDNVGELIDDATAFIHENYSRQFTIAQLAAQYGMDGKRFAELFQRHIGMTPVRYLTDLRIERSKELLRISNCPVMQVAECVGYIDSYYFSRIFKKVTGISPTDFRVEAQAGKV
- a CDS encoding iron-siderophore ABC transporter substrate-binding protein, whose translation is MKKLLALLVSIALLTGLLTGCAGAPAKDSTNGGAGETAWPRTVEDDYGHNITLAEKPERVVVLYYGHIETLIVLGHPPVGAALAHTAMHGFETLEQYADKIEIIDVGDPSKPNLEQILEVAPDLIIGTATHTEVYDDLSKIAPTVLFNSEDWEANLYDYAECLGAEKEAEQYIADVDALMADARQKLSEYKDKTFFIAFDLGKNTFGAIGTNVTRQQVFFDNETGLGLTAPAGSPEEFGLISLESLAEFNPDYIFIIGKLGSEQTGYKATFLEAGTEDSNIWKSLKAVQAGKIYFLDPACLTGSPLGIKLAIETIADKVLHR
- a CDS encoding ABC transporter ATP-binding protein; translation: MVKNLKRFLKYYRPYKRLFFLDLFCAVAAALLELLFPLTVSHIVDTLLPTGNWDLILSSCAALVGVYLVNTALKYVVGYWGERLGLYIETDLRTELYTHMQKLSFRFFDNHKTGQLASRISNDLLDVGNMAHYGPEHFLIAVFTLIGALFLMFCANWQLALLLGVFVLILLAINIYFMQRLVAARGRMFGAIGGFISRLEDGIGGIRVVQAFANENYQKKLFMKDNQKFCEAKIEGFKNTAKNEAVTYIFINLLPLLALLGASWFTLNGGMSSGELFSFILLATVMVTPVQMLTAFSVHFPNGMAGFKNFLEIMDTEPEIKDAANAVEATSLGGDIRYENITFGYNQGQAVLKNINLSICTGETVAFVGTSGSGKTTLCSLLPRFYEPEAGYITIDGLDIRDMTLYSLRRQIGVVQQDVFLFVGTIRENIQFGKLDATEQEIWEAARRAQLDAFIREQPDGLDTIIGERGVKLSGGQKQRLSIARMFLKNPPILILDEATSSLDTQTEAAVQQSLAELSKGRTTLVIAHRLATVRNADRIVVLAESGIMEQGSHEQLLQQGGIYSRLHRAQAGA
- a CDS encoding FecCD family ABC transporter permease codes for the protein MNQPKETVQAVQDIKHITQKKKGRAWAAGLIIICGGGLLILLLAFSIAKGAAGIPLSSVWDALFRFDAANTQQLIVVDLRLPRVIASALVGAAFAVAGAILQGTTRNPLADSGLLGLNAGAGFALSICFAFFPGMGYMQIILFSFLGAALGAGLVNGIASLRRGGATPMRLVLAGAAVSALLAALSQGIALYFAVAQDLMFWTAGGVAGSNWEQIKIMTPWILAALLGAIALSRSISLLSLGEDVAKGLGLNTAIVNALCSLIVLILAGASVSVVGAVGFVGLIIPHLARYLVGVDYRWIIPSSAVLGALLMVAADLGARMLNPPFETPIGVLTALVGVPFFLYLSRKQKRAL
- a CDS encoding FecCD family ABC transporter permease, whose translation is MDIRQKNEAYKRKIAIRNTAIVVGCAALLVISLIISMNTGYTKLTPLDTLRTLFGGGTAKENLILFDFRLPRIVVSILVGAGLALSGCIIQGVAKNALADPGLLGINAGAGLTVILYVMFFGAQSFLSVFTLPFLALAGAGVTAILIYALTFKKGEGIVPLRLILTGVALQAGISALTTLLVVKLDETQFTFVATWQAGSIWGSNWKFVLALLPWLLLLIPYVMYKARVLDVLNMGDDVAYSLGASVERERRGLLAASVALAASCVAVSGSISFVGLIAPHLARRLVGPQHAILLPACALTGAVLVSVADTIARVIVQPSEIPTGIMVAIIGAPYFLYLLAKSRQ